The following are from one region of the Cytobacillus firmus genome:
- a CDS encoding alpha-amylase family glycosyl hydrolase: MPAGAAEKEERKWQDESIYFLMVDRFNNGDPNNDYKVDVQDPKAYHGGDFKGITERLDYIKDMGFTAIWLTPVFDNEEKGYHGYWIKDFYNTEEHFGTMDEFKELVKEAHKRDMKVILDFVVNHVGYNHEWVNDPGKKDWFHEKKDISNWSNQTEIENGWIYGLPDLNQENPDVKNYLMDAAKWWIEETDIDGYRLDTVKHVPKSFWTDFSNHVKSVKEDFYLLGEVWSDDPKYIAQYEKTGIDGFVDYPLNDHLRTAFAEPDKPLNWLFTNWDRNKAFFENPYLMGSFMDNHDTVRFTRDAITKNHHPGPRWKLALTYMYTSPGIPIVYYGSEIAMDGGEDPDNRRQMDFRTDKELIDYIAKLGEVRQLLPSLTRGDMELLEEKDGFAVYKRTYEDETTVIAINNSSKTQKAVLDSSQLEEGRELRGMISDDLIRSKDDNYELIIDREEAEVYVLEEKSGLNIPLIGALAAVYSAFMIFLYLLWKRSKKKKTE; encoded by the coding sequence CTGCCGGCAGGAGCAGCTGAAAAAGAAGAGCGTAAATGGCAAGATGAATCAATTTATTTTTTAATGGTAGACCGGTTTAACAATGGAGATCCCAACAATGATTATAAAGTTGATGTTCAGGATCCAAAAGCTTATCATGGCGGAGATTTTAAGGGAATTACAGAACGCCTTGATTATATTAAGGATATGGGGTTTACAGCAATTTGGCTGACTCCGGTTTTTGATAATGAAGAGAAGGGCTATCACGGTTACTGGATAAAAGATTTTTATAATACGGAAGAACACTTTGGCACAATGGATGAGTTCAAAGAGTTAGTCAAGGAAGCCCACAAAAGAGATATGAAAGTGATATTGGACTTCGTAGTGAACCATGTAGGCTACAATCACGAGTGGGTTAATGACCCTGGAAAAAAAGATTGGTTCCATGAAAAAAAGGATATCTCGAACTGGTCGAATCAGACTGAAATTGAAAATGGCTGGATATATGGGCTCCCTGATTTAAACCAGGAAAACCCTGATGTGAAAAACTATTTAATGGATGCAGCTAAGTGGTGGATTGAAGAAACGGATATTGACGGTTATCGCCTTGATACCGTTAAGCATGTTCCAAAATCTTTCTGGACCGACTTCTCCAATCATGTCAAATCAGTCAAAGAAGACTTTTATTTGCTTGGGGAAGTATGGTCGGATGATCCCAAATATATTGCCCAATATGAAAAAACGGGAATTGACGGTTTTGTCGATTATCCTTTAAATGATCATCTGAGAACAGCCTTTGCAGAACCTGATAAACCGTTAAACTGGCTTTTTACAAACTGGGACCGAAATAAAGCTTTTTTTGAAAACCCCTATCTAATGGGAAGCTTCATGGATAATCACGATACAGTCAGGTTCACCCGTGATGCTATCACAAAAAATCATCATCCGGGTCCAAGATGGAAACTTGCATTAACATACATGTATACCTCACCTGGGATTCCGATTGTTTATTATGGAAGTGAAATAGCTATGGATGGCGGTGAGGATCCTGACAACCGAAGGCAAATGGATTTCCGTACAGACAAAGAATTGATAGATTATATCGCAAAACTTGGAGAAGTTAGGCAATTGCTTCCATCCTTAACCAGGGGCGATATGGAACTGCTGGAGGAAAAGGACGGTTTTGCCGTTTATAAACGGACTTACGAAGATGAAACAACAGTGATTGCGATCAATAATTCATCAAAAACACAGAAAGCGGTACTTGATTCCTCTCAACTGGAAGAAGGAAGAGAGCTGCGCGGCATGATTTCTGATGATCTCATCCGCAGCAAAGACGATAATTATGAGTTAATTATTGATCGGGAAGAAGCTGAAGTATACGTTCTGGAAGAAAAATCAGGATTGAATATTCCGCTGATTGGAGCCCTTGCAGCAGTTTATTCAGCTTTTATGATTTTTCTATATCTTTTATGGAAGCGATCAAAAAAGAAGAAAACCGAATAA
- a CDS encoding sugar ABC transporter permease: MSMKKNKMIRLTLSYLIIALMSFIVIYPLLWVVGSSLNPGQSLSGSTMFPENPTLAHYKYLFDLEKSNYVKWYWNSLKISTLTMILTVITVSLTAYSFSRYRFIGRKNGLLTFLILQMIPNFAALIAIFVLATRTGLIDTHLGLILVYVGGQIPMNTWLMKGYLDTIPKELDESAKMDGASHLRVFWQIVMPLAKPIIAVVALFSFIAPFGDFILARILLRTDEKFTMAVGLYEMVAKQFGNEFTKFAAGSVLIAIPIAALFLMFQKYFVSGLTAGGTKG, translated from the coding sequence ATGAGCATGAAGAAAAATAAAATGATCCGGCTGACACTTTCATATTTAATCATTGCCTTAATGAGCTTTATTGTCATTTATCCGCTTTTGTGGGTAGTTGGCTCATCATTAAATCCGGGCCAGAGTTTGTCTGGTTCAACCATGTTTCCTGAAAATCCAACCTTGGCACATTACAAATATCTATTCGATTTAGAGAAGTCCAATTATGTTAAATGGTACTGGAATTCATTGAAAATAAGTACGCTGACAATGATACTTACGGTTATTACAGTATCCTTGACTGCCTATTCGTTTTCACGCTACCGCTTCATCGGAAGGAAAAATGGTTTATTAACCTTCCTGATCCTGCAAATGATACCTAACTTTGCAGCACTGATCGCCATTTTTGTATTAGCGACAAGAACTGGTTTAATTGATACACATCTTGGATTGATCCTGGTTTATGTCGGCGGTCAGATCCCAATGAATACATGGCTGATGAAAGGCTATCTCGACACGATTCCGAAAGAGCTTGATGAATCTGCGAAAATGGATGGTGCAAGCCATCTGCGTGTATTCTGGCAAATTGTTATGCCTCTTGCAAAACCAATTATTGCAGTAGTTGCGCTATTTTCATTCATTGCACCTTTTGGCGATTTCATCCTTGCCAGAATTCTATTAAGAACAGATGAAAAGTTCACAATGGCAGTAGGATTGTATGAAATGGTAGCCAAGCAATTCGGAAATGAATTTACAAAGTTTGCAGCCGGCTCGGTCTTAATAGCAATTCCGATTGCTGCACTTTTCCTTATGTTCCAAAAATACTTTGTATCAGGTTTGACGGCAGGGGGAACAAAAGGCTAA